The sequence CCGCCGACGCGGCACGCGAAGCGGCCGCGCACACCGCCGAGCGGAACAGGCTGACGCACGCCCGCACCGCCGATCTGGACCACCTGACGGCCGCCCACGCCGCCGAACTCGAGGCACTGGCCGCCACCGGGGCGGCCTCCCGCGAGCAACTGGCCGAAGAGCTGCGCCGCGCCCGGTCCGCCCGGGCCGCCGCCATGGCCGCCGCGGCCAACGCGGCCGGCCGGATGCAGGCCTTCGCCACCGGCATGCTGGCCGACCTGCGCGACATGGAGCACCGGCACGCCGACGAGACCGTCCTCGGCGACCTGCTCCACCTCGACCACCGGACCGCCCAGGCGGGCCGACTCGCCGACTCCGTCGCCGTGCTCACCGGGGCCCGTTCGGGCCGCCGCTGGGCCAAGCCGATCGTCATGGAATCGGTGCTGCGCGGCGCGATGGGCCGGATCGGCGGCTACCAGCGGGTCCGGCTGCACTCCACCAGCGACGCCGCCGTCGCCGGACACGCCGCCGAGGGCGTCATGCACGCCCTGGCGGAACTCCTCGACAACGCCGCGAACTTCTCCCCGCCGACCGCCGAGGTCCACGTGTACGTGGAGGAGGTGCCCGCCGGGATCGTCATCACCGTCGAGGACAGCGGCCTGGTCATGAGCGAGGTCCAGCTGCGCCGCGCCGAACGGGCCGTGAGCGCCGAGTCGCTGGACCTGGCCGGACTCTCCGGCACCCGCCTCGGCCTCGCCGTCGTCGGCCGCCTGGCCCGCAAGCACGGGCTCACCGTGTCCTTCCGGCCCTCGGCCCGCGGTGGTACGGGCGCCCTGATGATGCTGCCGCAGGAGCTGATCAGCCGCGCCCCGGCCGTAGCCGACCCCGCGCCACAGCCCGCCGTCCCGCCGCAGCGCGCCGCCGCCCCGGCCCCCGGAGCCGCGCCCGCCGTCGCCGGCCGCACGGGGGACCGTACGCACGCCCGGGCCGACGCCCCGGCCCCGCACGCCGACACCCCCACCCCGCACGCCGAACCCCAGGCCCCGCACGCCGACGCCCCCACCCCGCACGGCGAACCCCCCGCCCCGCACACCGGATCCACC comes from Streptomyces sp. NBC_01408 and encodes:
- a CDS encoding sensor histidine kinase KdpD — protein: MTAPPSPLRHSALALLITTAVTGAVSTAAVAAAPEAVRTPLAWFSGAGVLLLAVAAFAVVRSTHTARLLRRRISGLEGEVAARDAHIARLTADAAREAAAHTAERNRLTHARTADLDHLTAAHAAELEALAATGAASREQLAEELRRARSARAAAMAAAANAAGRMQAFATGMLADLRDMEHRHADETVLGDLLHLDHRTAQAGRLADSVAVLTGARSGRRWAKPIVMESVLRGAMGRIGGYQRVRLHSTSDAAVAGHAAEGVMHALAELLDNAANFSPPTAEVHVYVEEVPAGIVITVEDSGLVMSEVQLRRAERAVSAESLDLAGLSGTRLGLAVVGRLARKHGLTVSFRPSARGGTGALMMLPQELISRAPAVADPAPQPAVPPQRAAAPAPGAAPAVAGRTGDRTHARADAPAPHADTPTPHAEPQAPHADAPTPHGEPPAPHTGSTGPDPVTGTGASGLPQRRRGRTLAAARPEPGRAPGAAGTEPRTDGAPTEAPRPATRFGSFRQAVRGTPPHPTTPQNPEGTAQ